A single genomic interval of Mycobacterium sp. DL592 harbors:
- a CDS encoding prolyl oligopeptidase family protein codes for MTNAPETTDPYLWLEEVTGDEAMAWVRAHNEPAIAEFSGEAFEEMRAEALEVLDTDARIPYVRRRGEYLYNFWRDAAHPKGLWRRTTLESYLAETPDWDVILDVDDLARADGENWVWAGADVIEPDHSLALISLSRGGSDAAVVREFDMATREFVAGGFELPEAKSNVTWEDHDTVLVGTDFGPDSMTESGYPRVVKRWKRGQPLSEAATVFTGPVTDVIVSASVDRTPGYERTLIYRAIDFFNDDVYQLRSGELVRIDAPTDATLSVHRQWLLIELRTDWHTGRGSYRAGSLLAADYEQFLDGTADVAVVFEPDEHTCLHQYSWTRDRLVMVTLADVASNVEVVTPGTWTREPVTGLASSTNTVIVAADSDGDEIFLDSSGFVTPSRLLHGVVGGELTEIKRAPSFFDAADLEVSQHFATSDDGTAVPYFVVSHRHREAPGPTLLGGYGGFEVSRTPGYDGVLGRLWLSRGGTYVLANIRGGGEYGPTWHTQAMREGRHKVAEDFAAVARDLVDRGITTVAQLGAQGGSNGGLLMGIMLTKYPQHFGALVCQVPLLDMKRFHLLLAGASWVAEYGDPDEPADWQFIAEYSPYQNINTDKRYPPVLITTSTRDDRVHPGHARKMTAALEEAGHDVWYYENIEGGHAGAADNAQTAFKSALSYSFLHRMLD; via the coding sequence TGCGAGCTCACAACGAACCCGCCATCGCCGAATTCAGCGGGGAAGCGTTCGAGGAGATGCGCGCCGAGGCGCTGGAGGTGCTCGACACTGATGCGCGGATTCCGTACGTACGCCGGCGCGGCGAGTACCTCTACAACTTCTGGCGCGACGCCGCGCACCCGAAAGGTTTGTGGCGTCGCACCACCCTGGAGAGCTACCTCGCCGAGACTCCGGACTGGGACGTCATCCTCGATGTCGACGACCTGGCCCGCGCCGACGGCGAGAACTGGGTGTGGGCCGGTGCCGATGTCATCGAACCCGACCACAGCCTGGCGCTGATCAGCCTGTCCCGCGGCGGCTCTGATGCTGCCGTGGTACGCGAGTTCGATATGGCGACAAGGGAATTCGTGGCGGGTGGTTTCGAGTTGCCGGAGGCGAAGTCCAACGTCACGTGGGAAGACCACGACACCGTCCTGGTCGGTACGGACTTCGGCCCCGATTCGATGACCGAATCCGGCTACCCGCGAGTGGTCAAGCGGTGGAAGCGCGGGCAGCCGCTGAGCGAGGCTGCGACGGTGTTCACCGGGCCGGTCACCGACGTGATCGTGTCGGCCTCGGTGGACCGGACACCGGGATACGAACGCACCCTGATCTACCGGGCCATCGACTTCTTCAACGACGATGTCTACCAACTCCGTTCAGGTGAACTGGTTCGGATCGACGCGCCGACGGATGCCACCTTGTCGGTGCATCGGCAGTGGCTGCTCATCGAGTTGCGCACCGACTGGCACACCGGACGCGGGTCGTACCGGGCGGGTTCGCTGCTCGCCGCCGACTACGAGCAATTCCTCGACGGCACAGCTGATGTGGCCGTCGTGTTCGAGCCCGACGAACACACCTGCCTGCATCAGTACTCGTGGACTCGGGATCGACTCGTGATGGTGACGCTCGCCGATGTGGCGAGCAACGTCGAGGTGGTGACACCCGGAACCTGGACGCGGGAGCCGGTGACCGGACTCGCGTCGAGTACCAACACGGTCATCGTGGCGGCCGACAGCGACGGTGACGAAATCTTCTTGGATTCCAGCGGATTCGTCACTCCGTCCCGGCTGCTACACGGGGTGGTCGGTGGTGAACTGACCGAGATCAAGCGAGCGCCGTCATTCTTCGACGCAGCGGATCTCGAAGTGTCACAGCACTTTGCGACATCCGACGATGGGACGGCGGTGCCGTACTTCGTGGTCAGCCACAGGCATCGCGAAGCTCCCGGCCCCACCCTGTTGGGCGGGTACGGCGGGTTCGAGGTCTCCCGGACGCCGGGCTATGACGGGGTGCTGGGCCGGTTGTGGTTGTCGCGGGGCGGAACCTACGTGCTGGCCAATATCCGCGGCGGGGGCGAGTACGGGCCGACATGGCACACCCAGGCGATGCGGGAAGGCCGGCACAAGGTGGCCGAGGACTTCGCGGCGGTGGCGCGGGACCTCGTCGACCGCGGGATCACGACCGTCGCGCAACTCGGGGCACAAGGCGGCAGCAACGGCGGACTGCTGATGGGCATCATGCTGACGAAGTACCCGCAGCACTTCGGCGCGCTGGTCTGCCAGGTTCCGCTGCTGGACATGAAGCGCTTCCATCTGCTGCTGGCCGGTGCGTCCTGGGTCGCCGAGTACGGCGACCCGGACGAGCCCGCGGACTGGCAGTTCATCGCCGAGTACTCGCCGTATCAGAACATCAACACCGACAAGCGTTATCCCCCAGTGCTGATCACGACCTCGACGCGCGACGACCGGGTGCATCCCGGGCATGCCCGCAAGATGACCGCCGCGCTGGAAGAGGCCGGCCACGACGTCTGGTACTACGAAAACATCGAGGGCGGGCACGCCGGGGCGGCCGACAATGCGCAGACGGCATTCAAGTCGGCGCTGAGCTACTCGTTCCTGCACCGGATGCTGGACTGA
- a CDS encoding DUF2563 family protein, translating to MQVDVGEMRSGANRAYSAAWLAMEGADRLARGTVAAGIFGDFGAAESFCGALDQAHTAHVQRLRDHENRLGVLGDKAHTTASAFVDMEERNAEALRSVL from the coding sequence GTGCAGGTCGACGTCGGTGAGATGCGTTCGGGTGCAAACCGGGCATACAGCGCGGCCTGGCTTGCCATGGAGGGCGCCGATCGGCTGGCGCGCGGCACGGTCGCCGCGGGGATCTTCGGCGACTTCGGCGCAGCCGAGTCATTCTGCGGGGCACTCGACCAAGCGCATACCGCCCACGTGCAGCGTCTACGCGATCACGAGAACCGGCTGGGGGTTCTTGGCGACAAGGCTCACACGACTGCGTCGGCGTTCGTCGATATGGAGGAGCGCAACGCCGAGGCGCTGCGTTCGGTGCTGTGA
- the ppk2 gene encoding polyphosphate kinase 2 — protein MTLELNGFKVYDDDDDDPVLLDAAGLAVDTWRENYPYDERMSRSEYEEQKRLLQIELLKLQKWSQAHGHRHVIVFEGRDAAGKGGTIKRFMEHLNPRGARVVALEKPTEKETTQWYFQRYVNHLPAAGEIVLFDRSWYNRAGVERVMGYCTPKQHAEFVRQAPLFEQMLVNDGISLTKLWFSVTSAEQRTRFTIRQVDPVRQWKLSPTDLASLDKWHDYTAAKEDMFAWTDTEIAPWTVIKSNDKKRARINAMRHVLSKFNYDNKDHEVVGNPDPLIVGRATSHSD, from the coding sequence GTGACACTTGAACTGAACGGCTTCAAGGTTTATGACGACGACGATGACGACCCGGTGCTGCTCGACGCCGCCGGCCTCGCCGTCGACACCTGGCGGGAGAACTACCCGTACGACGAGCGGATGTCGCGCAGCGAGTACGAGGAGCAGAAGCGGCTGCTGCAGATCGAACTGCTGAAGCTGCAGAAGTGGAGCCAGGCCCACGGGCACCGGCACGTGATCGTCTTCGAGGGTCGCGACGCCGCAGGCAAGGGCGGCACCATCAAGCGCTTCATGGAGCATCTCAACCCCCGCGGCGCGCGGGTGGTGGCGCTGGAGAAGCCGACCGAGAAGGAAACCACCCAGTGGTACTTCCAGCGCTACGTCAACCACCTGCCGGCAGCAGGTGAGATCGTGCTGTTCGACCGGTCCTGGTACAACCGCGCCGGAGTCGAGCGGGTGATGGGCTACTGCACGCCCAAGCAGCACGCCGAGTTCGTCCGGCAGGCGCCGCTGTTCGAACAGATGCTGGTCAACGACGGCATCAGCCTGACCAAACTGTGGTTCTCGGTGACTTCCGCTGAGCAGCGCACCCGGTTCACCATCCGGCAGGTCGACCCGGTGCGGCAGTGGAAACTGTCCCCGACAGATCTGGCCTCGCTCGACAAGTGGCATGACTACACCGCCGCCAAGGAAGACATGTTCGCCTGGACGGACACCGAGATCGCGCCGTGGACGGTCATCAAGAGCAACGACAAAAAGCGTGCCCGGATCAATGCCATGCGGCATGTCCTGAGTAAGTTCAACTACGACAACAAGGATCATGAAGTGGTCGGCAATCCTGATCCGTTGATCGTGGGCCGCGCCACGTCTCATTCCGACTGA
- a CDS encoding PA-phosphatase: MGDSSTPVDDWFQQAHGSALGKLLFFTDLRTVALVLLGAVAVALWGRRWMLALVMMVSPVAAVMIARALKHLFGRQKEGALAYPSGHTTLMVVVLGMVVLALGARWWVVVGAAVWAVLGVLGQAVSYHYFTDAVGAVLLGSSVVCIAAAIVRRARHPSFTPASP, encoded by the coding sequence TCCTCCACTCCGGTCGACGACTGGTTTCAGCAGGCTCACGGTAGTGCGCTGGGCAAGCTGCTGTTCTTTACCGACTTGCGTACCGTCGCTCTGGTTCTGCTGGGTGCGGTGGCAGTGGCGCTGTGGGGCCGACGGTGGATGCTCGCGCTCGTGATGATGGTGAGTCCTGTTGCGGCAGTGATGATTGCGCGCGCGCTCAAGCATCTGTTCGGTCGGCAGAAGGAAGGTGCGCTGGCCTATCCCAGCGGTCATACGACGCTGATGGTGGTCGTACTCGGCATGGTGGTTCTGGCGCTGGGGGCCCGCTGGTGGGTGGTGGTGGGCGCCGCGGTGTGGGCGGTGCTCGGTGTGCTCGGGCAGGCGGTGTCGTATCACTACTTCACCGACGCGGTCGGGGCGGTCTTGCTGGGCAGCTCAGTGGTGTGTATTGCCGCGGCGATTGTGCGTCGGGCGCGCCACCCGTCGTTCACTCCTGCGTCACCTTGA